Part of the Syntrophales bacterium genome is shown below.
TTTGGCCAGGCGGAAGAGAACACGGCAAAAGGCTTTTCTTGATAACAGGCAATCCATTTATCAAGCCCACCATTGAGCAGGGAGGGATCGTATGCTGCCTGCCAGCAGAAATGTCCAAAGAGGGTATCGCCCTTTAGCGGCGTTCCGAAAGCGGATAAAGGCTTAATAATTATTTCATAGAGCTTCAATATGCTTTTCCTCCATTATGAAAATGGTTTAATGTTCTTAAATTTCTTCTCTACATCCTCATTCTCAAAAACAAACTCTATTTTTCCATACCCACGGCTTCCGCTTCCCCCGAGAGCGTCCATTTCCAGAAGCTTCAGACCAAGCAGAAGATAGTCGAAAAGCTCTTTGTCCTCTTCACCCAGCATTTTAAGACCGACGGCAAAGTCAAATTTTATGTCTGCCGGAACTCTTTCAACAAATCTAAGAGAGCCTGACTTGGCAGTACCGCTGATGCGGTCTATCGCAGTCTCAGATTTTATCTCAAACAGGGTAAGCCTTTCTTCCCGGACTCTTTCCCGCGATTCTTCGCTCATGAAACAATCGGCAAATGACACCCTTGTGGGACCGGCAAATTTCGCTATTTTTTCAGCATCCGCTCCGCTTGAACCGAACAGTTTTATAATTTTAAGGCATTCTATTCGCTGTTCATCTTCTAAACCTTCTAAGTCTAAGTGCTTTGCCTGCAATGGTGCCCCACCAGTTCTGTACATTACGCCACTTTTCATTTCCAAAAGCGATCTCACTTTGCCTTTGATGGAAGAACCGGGGATATAAGGTTCTTGTGTGTGAGGATGTCTGACAACGGTGTTGTCAATTCCGCCTATATGCATCTCCGTATCACCGGCACCAATATGAAGTCCGCTTTTTAATACTATCTTTCCTTTGATTTCCTTAATATCTATCAGTTGCATATTGATTCCCTCCCCCTAATTTTCTCCATATTTTCTGTAAAATCCCATAAATGCTTCAAAGAAATTGGCAAAGACATCCAAGTCCTTGTCTTTATGAATCTGATTTATGCAACTTTTCATCAAATCCACAAAATCTTGTGACACTTTTCTTCTGCCTTCCGCGTAAGCAGCTTTTGCAATCAGCATATTGATATAGGGCAGAATGTTTTCCCAGTCCTCTGGGTTGCTTTTAGCCAAAGAGTTGAGACGAATGACTTCGTCAAAAAACTTCCTCAACTGAGATCGCTTGTTTGCATCCTTGCCGCCGCTGTCATTAATTTTTTTCGCCCAGTTCATTGCGGTATCAGAAAACAACTTTGGCTCCAGAATACATTTATCTTTATCCTTATAAAAGCTGATCATCTTTACTCCTCCCTATCTGTAGTTATATATGACATCCCAAAGGGCTATTTTCAGCTTGCCTCCATACTCCCCAAGCCATACCGCCACCTTTGAGAACTGACGTATCATTTCATCCTTTTCCTCTCCTTTTAATCCTTTCCCCACATTTCGCCCTGTTGTATAACTGAACAGAGCATGCCATTTCAGGCATTCCATGTCTTCGAGATATATATCGCCTTCACCTTCTAAAAGCTGTTTCTCCGATTCGGACATCCTGATGAAATCATTAAGACGGTATATCATGGAATTTGTAACCCGCTTCTCGTCACGCCATAGCTGCAGGGTATCTTTGATTTTCATTAATTGCGCAAATTCATTCCAATCTACCGTTTCAGAAAAAAGGGTTATTCTGTTTCTTCCCTTGTTTTTCGATTCTTTAATTGCAGCCTCTGCAGTACCAGAGAGCTTATCTAACGGCGTGTGCGGTTTATGCAGGCTTATGCCCGCCGAAAAGTGAATTTCATCATTATGACAGACATAATCCGCAAAGGATTCACGCAAGAAACTGACTAATTCAATAATACGATTCCACGGCCCGATCAGAAAAAGGTCGTCGCCACCGGCAAAGACCGTATAGATGTCCATGAAACGCTGATTTGTCTTTAAGAGATGTGGAAGATATACTGCAAAGTAGAAATTCAACTGCCTGCTCACGGTCGCAAGCCTGGAGATTGTAAATTGTTCCTTCTTCAAACCGCAGGACATTAAAAGCCCCAGTTGATCCACATCCGCTTTCAGGATTCCCAGTGCCTCGATGCCGCAATATCCTCCGCCATTTTCTTTAGAATTCAGTGCTTTGTTTGCTATGTGTTCAAAACTCTTAACAACATCTTTCTTCATTTGATCAATGCGTTCTTCCTTTTTCTCACCACTTTTCCTGCCTTCAAACAATCTATCGTCATTGAAGTCTTCCTCACTGTAAACCGGGACATAGCAATTGATAAATTTGGCCGTCACCTCTTTAGATACCGTTCCTTGAGGGTCTATGGAAATATCCCAGTATTTCAGAAGTTGGCCACTCCTGGCCATCTCCTTCATGCCGCCACCAACAAAGGCAACTTGATAATTACCAAAGATCGGCTCAAGCAGTTTATCTCCTTTTATATCCGCATCACACGAGGTTATTGCTATCTTCTTCTCTTTAACGATGTTCTTCCCCAGAAATATGTGATCTCTGCAGACATTGCAGGCAGATGCCGCCTCTCCAACAAGCGCTGAACCTTCTACCTCGGGACTGGAGGGTCTCTTGCCACAGAAAGGACAGAGTGGATGCGTCAGGTCATTGTAAAAGCTGTCGAGATAGCCATCAACTGTCCCTCCAAATTTATCCATATCGATCTTTTGAAACTTCTTCCTTTCCATTCTTTCATTGAGCTTTTCCCAGAGATCAGCAAACCTGCCTTTCACAAAGTCTTGGGGGGAGGCATCCACGAATGTCATCCCGATCGCATTTTCCCCATATGAGATCTTCATCAACCAATTGTTCACACACTCTGCCACATCAGCCACTGTCTCTTTCGCCGCTTCTGTGTTGGGCGCAATTATCGTAAATTTTCCCGCCGCATTGAGCAGCAGTGAAGACGATGGGATGCCGATCTCCCGGCAGAGCATGTCCGCAGCCAGTTCCGAAAAGAGGGAGACGGCGAATGAACGTCCCCGGAGTATCTTGGCACGGTGTTTCCCCGCCTCACCACTATCGCTGAAAATAAAATTCTGAATGCCGTAAAAATCTCCACTGATGAGCAGAAACTTCTTAACGTCATAATCTTTGATCGCATCAACCGTCATGCTGTCTGTATTCTGATGATAAAGGTAGATGGCAACAGCAAGCGCCGCGGTTATCTTGGAATGGTCATAGAGAGATACATCCGGTATCACATAGCCTGCCCTTGCCGCAGGTATGGAGGAGGTAAAAACCATCATAAGGCTGTCAAAGTGTTCAAACCACAGTTCAAGGTTTTCTTCCTTATGAAGAAGATTTTCGAGGGCATAAACAAACTCTTCAAATAAGTTCTTGTACTCTGCAATGGCTGTTTGATTGTCTTCCGGACAAACATGATCTATTGTATCCGGGTAAATGTTCTTCGGCGATATCTCCTTCAAAGGATAACAATAAGAATATTTATACGAGGTTTCCGGTTCACTTTTTTCTTCACGCATAAGGCGTTCAAAAATAGGCAGAAGGCGCGTCTTTCTATAATCCTGCCATGCCACTGCATGGTTGTACTCTTTATCAAAGCTGTCTCTGTCCCAACCACTGCTTATTCGGTCGGCCATTGCGACGATCCACTGCAAAGGCGTTTCGGGTTTATGGTGGCCGGCAGCCAGATTAATAAAGCTGTCTTCCAAACCCCAGTTTGCCTTATTAAATTTTCTGGGTAGTAACTTTTCGAAATGATCGATGAACGCAGCAGTACA
Proteins encoded:
- the csm3 gene encoding type III-A CRISPR-associated RAMP protein Csm3, translating into MQLIDIKEIKGKIVLKSGLHIGAGDTEMHIGGIDNTVVRHPHTQEPYIPGSSIKGKVRSLLEMKSGVMYRTGGAPLQAKHLDLEGLEDEQRIECLKIIKLFGSSGADAEKIAKFAGPTRVSFADCFMSEESRERVREERLTLFEIKSETAIDRISGTAKSGSLRFVERVPADIKFDFAVGLKMLGEEDKELFDYLLLGLKLLEMDALGGSGSRGYGKIEFVFENEDVEKKFKNIKPFS
- the csm2 gene encoding type III-A CRISPR-associated protein Csm2 — encoded protein: MISFYKDKDKCILEPKLFSDTAMNWAKKINDSGGKDANKRSQLRKFFDEVIRLNSLAKSNPEDWENILPYINMLIAKAAYAEGRRKVSQDFVDLMKSCINQIHKDKDLDVFANFFEAFMGFYRKYGEN
- the cas10 gene encoding type III-A CRISPR-associated protein Cas10/Csm1, translated to MDETVLKIAIAGFMHDIGKFAEKDVWNIPEQFLLNNADLYQPHYQGRYTHKHAVCTAAFIDHFEKLLPRKFNKANWGLEDSFINLAAGHHKPETPLQWIVAMADRISSGWDRDSFDKEYNHAVAWQDYRKTRLLPIFERLMREEKSEPETSYKYSYCYPLKEISPKNIYPDTIDHVCPEDNQTAIAEYKNLFEEFVYALENLLHKEENLELWFEHFDSLMMVFTSSIPAARAGYVIPDVSLYDHSKITAALAVAIYLYHQNTDSMTVDAIKDYDVKKFLLISGDFYGIQNFIFSDSGEAGKHRAKILRGRSFAVSLFSELAADMLCREIGIPSSSLLLNAAGKFTIIAPNTEAAKETVADVAECVNNWLMKISYGENAIGMTFVDASPQDFVKGRFADLWEKLNERMERKKFQKIDMDKFGGTVDGYLDSFYNDLTHPLCPFCGKRPSSPEVEGSALVGEAASACNVCRDHIFLGKNIVKEKKIAITSCDADIKGDKLLEPIFGNYQVAFVGGGMKEMARSGQLLKYWDISIDPQGTVSKEVTAKFINCYVPVYSEEDFNDDRLFEGRKSGEKKEERIDQMKKDVVKSFEHIANKALNSKENGGGYCGIEALGILKADVDQLGLLMSCGLKKEQFTISRLATVSRQLNFYFAVYLPHLLKTNQRFMDIYTVFAGGDDLFLIGPWNRIIELVSFLRESFADYVCHNDEIHFSAGISLHKPHTPLDKLSGTAEAAIKESKNKGRNRITLFSETVDWNEFAQLMKIKDTLQLWRDEKRVTNSMIYRLNDFIRMSESEKQLLEGEGDIYLEDMECLKWHALFSYTTGRNVGKGLKGEEKDEMIRQFSKVAVWLGEYGGKLKIALWDVIYNYR